The following is a genomic window from Paraburkholderia largidicola.
CCGTCATTACGTAGACGCGATCGGACAGAAACACCGCCTCCTCGATGTCGTGCGTGATGAACAGCACTGAAAGCCGGAAGCGTTGCCACATGTTCGTCAGGATTTCCTGCATGACGGTACGCGTCTGCGTGTCGAGCGCTCCGAACGGCTCGTCCATCAGCAACACCTGCGGATTGGCCGCGAGCGCGCGAACGATGCCTATGCGCTGCTTCATGCCGCCCGACAGTTGATCCGGATAGTGGTTCTCAAACGCAAGTAATCCGGCGAGACCCAGCAGCGTACGGGCGGTGCTTTCCCGCTTTGCACGTGATACGCCCGCCATCTTCTGGCCGAACTCGACGTTCTCGCGTACCCTTAGCCAGGGAAACAGCGAATACTGCTGAAACACCACGCCGCGGTCCGCGCCGGGCTTCCTGATCGGCACGCCATCCAGCGTGGCCGTGCCGCGCGTCGGCTTCGTGAAGCCCGCCACGATGCTCAGCAGCGAAGACTTTCCGCAGCCCGATGGCCCGATCAGCGAAACGAACTCGTGCGGCTCGACGGTGATGGAAACATCCTTCACGGCCTCGGTCTGCGCGTCGCCCGACCCGAACACGACGCCAACGTTGCGGCAGTCGATCCGACCTTTGTTGGTTTTGCTCATTTGCGCGCTCCGTTCATGTATGCGAGCCACGGCGTC
Proteins encoded in this region:
- a CDS encoding ABC transporter ATP-binding protein, with translation MSKTNKGRIDCRNVGVVFGSGDAQTEAVKDVSITVEPHEFVSLIGPSGCGKSSLLSIVAGFTKPTRGTATLDGVPIRKPGADRGVVFQQYSLFPWLRVRENVEFGQKMAGVSRAKRESTARTLLGLAGLLAFENHYPDQLSGGMKQRIGIVRALAANPQVLLMDEPFGALDTQTRTVMQEILTNMWQRFRLSVLFITHDIEEAVFLSDRVYVMTARPGRVKAEIRVPLPRPRTPAMFDTPEFVELVHRLKNLIREESLAAMGSELASGGVDGFGIEMGPNGVEEML